In the Leishmania mexicana MHOM/GT/2001/U1103 complete genome, chromosome 34 genome, caccggcaccaccgccgcggccgcccgGACCGCCGGAACGGtgaccgccaccaccaccaccaccgccaccacgacgacgcccaccgcctcccaTGTCGCgagacagcagcgcctcgccctcGACGAGCTCCGCCTCTTGTTGAAACCATTTGGGAATCTCCTGACCATGCTCCGAAAAGTACTTGTGCAGGTCGAGCGCAAGGCGGCGGTTGTTGCGGTTGTAAAACGCAGTCGCGATACCCTTGTTACCGGCGCGACCGGTACGGCCGATGCGATGCGTGTAGTCGTCCATCTCCTGCGGCAGGTCAAACTGCACAACGTGCGCCACATCAGGGATGTCCAAACCACGAGAGGCCACATCCGTTGCGACCAGGATGGGCGTCACCTTCTGTTTAAAATCCTCGAGGGCCGCCTCGCGATCCTGCTGACGACGGTCGCCGTGGAtcgtggtgctgctgatgccctcgcggtgcaggcggcggttTACGTCCTCAGCCATCTTCTTCGTCTCCACAAAGATCAGCACCATATCGCTCATCTCGTGGCCGTAGATGATTTGCAGCAGGCGGTCCATCTTCTCGTTGTCCGGCACGTGCTCGATCGTCTGGGTGATGTTCTTCGTCGTCGACCCGACACGACCGACGGTAAGCAAGTAGTACTTGCGGCGCAGGTAGCGCTTGGCGAGGTTGAGGATGCGCTGCGGGAATGTGGCACTGAACATGAAGGTCTGGCGCTCATCGACGGTCGGCATATCGGTGTAGCGAGACGCGACGAGCTCCTCGATCTGCTCCTCAAATCCCATCTCCAACATACGGTCCGCCTCATCGAGAATCAGGAACTTGATagcggagaaagagaggTACTCCTCGTTGAACATATCGCGCAGCCGGCCAGGGCAGGCGACCAGGATATCCTGCTCGAAGCGCTGCGGGTAGCGGGTTCCACCGTACACGACGTCGTAGAAGATATCCGTGTTGAAGGTGAGCTTGCGAACCTCGTCAAAGATCTGCACGGCCAGCTCGCGCGtcggcgccagcaccagcgcaaTGGGGTAGCTCTTgcgctggcgcgccggcGACACACCGTGGACGAGCATGTACTGCACGACGGGGATCAGGAAGGCAGCCGTCTTACCAGAACCCGTCTGCGCGCACGCCATGAGATCGCTACCGGACAGCGCGACCGGGATACCGTACCGCTGCACAGGCGTCGGCTTCTTGTAGCCACAGCGCTCGATGTTAGCGGCCAGCGCCGGCTCGACAAGCAGATCGGCGAAGTCCTCCACGGGTTTTACATCGCGCGGCACCATCTCAACCGGAATGCTGTCGTAGTTGTCCAGTGAAATGCCCGactggcggtggcggtgctcaaAGAGCTCCATCACCTTGGCCTCGTCGTGGCAATTACGGCGCAGGTGCGAGGCACGTGTGACGCGACGAATGCCCGGCTGCGTCTGCGGGGGATCTGCCGAAggcgcgccttcttcagccCTCGCGGGATCCGGGACGGCTGAGCGCGGCGCAaccgcgccagcggcagtcgCCGGAGCCGGGATAGATTCCTGCGGCACCGTCCGCGCCTCCGTCGGCGCAGGCGACGAGGCCCACGCGTTGCCCTGAGCGCCGCCGGACTCCTCcacggcgtcgtcctcgttgCGGAAGGAGCGGAAGTCACGGCGACCACCACGCTCACCAcgtccgcgctggcggtCGTGGTCGTAGTCGCGGCCATAACCCCCACGACGCCAGCGAGAGCCACCGCGGCGGTAGGCATCGTAGCCGCCGTCCTCGTagtcgtcgtcttcgttgCCCGTACCGCCGGGACGGTCGGCGCCACGGTCGCCACTCTCGCCGtagtcgtcctcgtcgtcgtagTAACGCCGGCCACCGCGACCTCCACGACCGCCGTAGCCGCCACGACGGTAGCCTCCACCGCCATAGCCGCTGTCGTTGTTGCGAGAGTAgccgccctcctcaccctcGCAGTCATCATACTCGCGACGGCGGTAGCCGCtaccgccctcctcctccgcatcgTAGTAGCGCCGGCCACCCCGACCACCACGGCCGCCGAAGCCACCGTCGCAGTTGCGGCCGCCAGAGCGGTAACCACCACGTCCGCCGCGGCTGTAGCCACGGTCATCCTCGCGGTTCCAGGgctcagccgccgcctcccgtCTCTCGTGCGCACGAGGGGCGAAACCGCCAGCCTCAGCAGGAAGGCTGGCCGGCGCCTTCTCCGGGTCGCTCACAGTAGCACTCGCCGGGGttggcacagcagcagcagccggcgcagGAGCGCTGGCGGGAGCCGGAGTCGTGGAAGGATTGCTGGTACAGGCGCGGTCACCAGCGGCATCAGACGCTGCCGGGCTGGCGTTGTCCTCGTCGCGGGCTTCACGGTTTGTCCAGGCATTGTAGGAGCCACGACCgcgaccaccgccacggccgccgcgaccgccgcgGTAGCCACCGCGTCCCCCATGGTACTCCTCATTGTCGTCGCGAttgcctccgccgccgccgccgcccgaaGGGTCAGAGCGCCAGTTGTCCGATCGGTGAGCCCCGCCCCTGCGGCCGCGTCCACCACGTGAGTATTCGGGTCGGTCGTCACGGAAGGTGTTTACATCACCACCTTCCACGGCGCCATCTCGTTGATACTCAGTGTCGGAGATTTTCTTATCGTTGATATATTCCATAAATGCACTCGGGTTCGATCTGCTCAGGGGGAGTTGGGGTGTTCGAGAGGTAGAGAATGGGTGATGTGCGGCACGTGAGAACAAGTAGcacgtgggcgtgtgtgtgtttgtgtgtgatgtgcgtgtgtgatgaGGGAGTCGATAAAGTATGCAGCATCAAATGCACGCCATCCGAGGGGTGCGGAAAGGGGACCAAAACGATGTGTGGGGAGGAAAGCGCAAGAAATAGTTTCATAAACATTTAGAGAGAGCGGGCCTGAAGCGGCAATGCAGCAGGCTACTTGCGCACGCGGCGAGACGCGAGGAGATGACAGAAACCCCGCAAACGGAGAGAACAACCGTCAGCCTCTGAGGCTGGAaagccgagagagagagagacgcgcactcgcacgcctcTCTCCACACCCTTTTCCCTCTCGCGTTGCGTTCCACGTCCCCTTGCCACCTAGCtcagcaccggcaccacAGACATGTCCACTTGGCCTTTGTTACACGCCATATCTTCAAGGAGAAAGGCGGATGTTCCATGgacactcgcacacacatcgCCGTTCTCGTGTGGGCACTTGCAACCCGATGCCCATGAGTAGGAATGGAAACTTTCTTTCAGCTGTCTTCTGCTTCTTGTTTGCGTGTGAGGACGTCGCTCTGCGCACAAAGGTGACGATTATGGCGCTGGAAAATGGAAGTAGAGAGCACAGAGAAGCACGACCGTCCCGCGCCTTTTGCCTTGCCTCACCGCAGTCGTTCACGAGCAGTAAACGCTACGACTGCCCTTCATGTTTCACAAGAAAGGTGCCCCCCATCCTTCCGTGTTTATGCGTCACTCACACATTTTGCTGTTAAATACAGTTGTCCTCCGCGGTTCAAAAGGAGTCTTTGGGAAGGGCTCCTTGCTAGCACACGGCAcatctgcacacacacgcacatacacatgcacgcaccaGCACCAACGCCGGCACCCAGACGTGTCAGCCAGAAtaagggggagagaaggggagaaaTCCAGGGAGTCGCTCAAGTTGTCTGTACGCGAGGGTCACACCCAGGATAGGTGGCATCCTCATCCCCTgccacacatgcgcgcacacctACACCGCCCACCACACGAGAATACACGCACGTACAAAAAACGTGGCGCGACCAACAGCGTCGTTCCACGCTTCTCTTGATGAGGTCAGGCAACTCCACTcgcagcctcctcccccccccgccgtTCATTCGACAATAAAACCAGCCACCCGAATTCCGAGTTGCGGCCATCATCCCCTAGCTCACGTCCCTTTCCTCCAACCGTGCGGCGCTCGTCTCTACCCCCTCCGCTTCTCTCTACATCCCTTTCTCTGGCACGACCATCTCGCGCCTCGCTTCCAGCATCCATTCGGCATTTTTCTTCATCGGCCGTACCCGTCAGGCACGTTCATTCTCCTTGAACATCGCTGGATGCGAGTCGTCAGAGAATGCTGAAAgaaggaggaaggggcaGACACAGCGATAACAGCGAAAGCGGCACCTCACTCATTACCTCTCTGCCATCTCGCTTCTGCATTTTGGAAAGCGGCGGACCAGCGGTCCTCAGGCAAACACACCGCACGAAGATGCTGCCATTCGCCCTACTGTTTCATGGCTACAGCATCTATGTGCAGGGTGTCGAGTGTCTGCTGAAACACTGGCAGGTCCTTGTCCCAGCTCTCCGCCAACGTCTCCCACCGAATAACTAGCAGCGTCGCcccgcgcggcagcacgtaggtgcggcagcggcggctctcGCGCGTCTCGTGGAACATGGCGCAGCGAATGCCGCTGATCCCCGTCAAAGTTGTCGagatcgccgccgcctccccacTGGTGAAGTGGAAGAGGACGTTGTGCACAAACTCTTCGTCATCGTTGGCGAAGACTTCCCAGGTCTTGGGCAGCTCCACGACGTACTCAATCGTCATCCGCGGCGACTCCACGtcctccgccgcgtcgccaagCGGGTAGTACAGGATCGTGGGCTGCTCTGTCATCCACGGCTCATAGACAACGGCGGAGCGCGGGTTTACCGAGAAGAGCACACCGAACTTGGGCTGCACGTATACCATTGTCACGACGtttgtgcacgcgtgcgaggacgccggcagcggtcgCGCTTTCAGCGCCCCCAGCGTCGCCTTGGCCACGGGGTTGGAGACGTCCGTGGCGCCGGAGGCCGCccacagcgtcgccgcagcagcctgCGGGTCTTCGAAAAGAGCGGAGAAAAGCTCCGCAGAGATGTGCACATCCACGCGGCCTTCCGACATAAAGGAGGACGGTGGAAAGGAGAGGGTCAAGATAGTCCCTTTCGACTGCGCATCCTCGCCCCCAGTCGAGACCGGCCTGCGAGCTGGAACCGGGGACGCGGCGGGAGTCGTGCGAGACGTGCTCACACACTCGCTCCGCACCGTCCATTCCGGCGGCACGCAGAGTTCCAACTCGCGCCTCTcccgcgcgcacaccacGCGGTAGTAGCCGTGGTGGGCCGCGAAGGATGTGCCCGGAACGCGAAAGGCGCGCGCCGCGGAGTCGCTTCCAAGGGTGACGAGTGGCACTTTGATAGTAGCGCGTGCAATGCATTCTATGGCATCAGCGAGCTCCGTCTTCTCGGAAATCGTTGGCGGCGTAGCACTGTCAGTTCTCTTCCCTCCGCTCTCCTCACCGTCTTCGGGGGCTCTCGCTGTCCGTgagagcggcgacgcgcCGACAAAATCGGtcagcaccgcgacgaccgTATAAGGGCCGTTCATGCCTGCCAGGATGGCACATTCATCACTGACGAGAACGTGACAGAAGGTGCGCGGGAAACAGTTCGGCCGCCTCCCATcgggcacggcggcagcactcTTGACATCTGTGTCCGCGTGCGGCGCCGACTCTGGCAGCGGACTCCACTGCACCGGTTTCTCGGCAAGATGCTCTCGAAGCACCGGGTGGTGCGCCAGTACCTCGGCGAGAAAGACTTTTTCGTCTTGCCGTGTCGCGAAGGGACCTGGTGTGTACCCGGTGTAGCTGCAAAAGATAAACACGGACGGCGTCACGGCCAAgccgtctgcgccgcctcgctgaaGCCTCGACGTGCTCGCTGAACGCACGCCACTAGCATCCCTCTCCAACTCCTGCATCTCCCTCGGCAGCACTAGCGGAATGGCGGCGCAGTACGGAGGGTAGAAGACCGGAGGGGCCACCCCCCATCCAGCGGGTAGGTCTTCGGGGCGCACGAGAACTGGAAGCAGAGTGTGCTTCAGCGCCTGTGCGAGCTCATCGTGCATGGCATCTGCTGCCGTCCGGCAAGCAAGCTGACGCTTTTGCTTGCGCCGGCGTATCATCAGCGTGACGAGAGCAGTTaagacagcggcgctggtAACCCAGACCCTGCTGTAATTCGGCTTCGGCTCCATTTTGCACAGTGACGCTCGGCTACCCGATCCTGACTCACAACCCACCAAACAaagcgcagcagtgccgacgTCGCAAACGGAGCACCAAGGCGTAACGTTGCACTGAAATCACGGGTGCTCGTGGGAGTGCCAGAAGAAACAACAAACGAAAAGAAGAAGAACGTGAGTCTTCTGTGGTGCGAGAGTAGACTGGCGCACAAACGGTTATTCCGCGCCTAAAGCAGACAAAGAGAAGGGCCAGCCGACGGATAGACAACAGCGCTGGGGAAGAATTATGCGATAGCCcagagagagcagagagaaacagaaacGCACAGTAGTGGCCAGATCACCGGAAAAGTGGACTTGGTGTCGGAGTAGAGCCTGGCACGTAaaggacggcggcagcaaccGTCGGGTCGACGGACACACGCCGACAGACCTTCCTGAATGAGGGACAAGGCTGCGACAGAATGACTTCCAGTAGCGAGCAGGTTCAAGCGGAGGGGTGACACCAAAACGGCGACCGCGAGAGGTGGACAGCGAAAACTCGTAtgttgtgagaggcgggATAGGAAGAGCGGGGGCCACACGAAAACAGCCAAAAAATGTCCGCagaagggaaaggggggagggacaaAGGCAAAAAAGGAGTAAGAAGGGGCGAACGTACAGCGGTGGAACGCTGCCAACACACAGCACAGACACGCAAAGAGGGATTGTGAGGGGGACAGAGGTGAATGGGGGAGCGGAAGGGGACTGGCTGCACTCACCGAGAGACAAACACAAGCAAactccacgcacgcgcacacaagcactcGCGTCTATATGTATAGatgtggaagaggagggttAGTCTTCGTTTTCGCTCAGGGTCGATTGATGGAGCGACTACATGCAAAAAGAAATATAGAGAAGGGAGGGTGTCCTGCGTGTGTTATGTCAGTAGAGAGTTGAAACAGTTCAAATGGAGAAGAACAgaccgaaaaaaaagtgaaGCACGTGAAAGACAACGGTAATCctcttcacacacacaggccaAAATAGTAAGCGTGGGGACCAGTAAAGTAGGAGtgcgtgggggagagagggagcaaagagagaaagactTTTCTGAGtagtatgtgtgtgtatcgcTCCCTCTGATACCGACCGCCAGCGGCAAGGTGTATCAATCTTCTGCTGAGGGCTTGCGCAGCGCGTTGGACAACACCGCGTG is a window encoding:
- a CDS encoding putative ATP-dependent RNA helicase — protein: MEYINDKKISDTEYQRDGAVEGGDVNTFRDDRPEYSRGGRGRRGGAHRSDNWRSDPSGGGGGGGNRDDNEEYHGGRGGYRGGRGGRGGGRGRGSYNAWTNREARDEDNASPAASDAAGDRACTSNPSTTPAPASAPAPAAAAVPTPASATVSDPEKAPASLPAEAGGFAPRAHERREAAAEPWNREDDRGYSRGGRGGYRSGGRNCDGGFGGRGGRGGRRYYDAEEEGGSGYRRREYDDCEGEEGGYSRNNDSGYGGGGYRRGGYGGRGGRGGRRYYDDEDDYGESGDRGADRPGGTGNEDDDYEDGGYDAYRRGGSRWRRGGYGRDYDHDRQRGRGERGGRRDFRSFRNEDDAVEESGGAQGNAWASSPAPTEARTVPQESIPAPATAAGAVAPRSAVPDPARAEEGAPSADPPQTQPGIRRVTRASHLRRNCHDEAKVMELFEHRHRQSGISLDNYDSIPVEMVPRDVKPVEDFADLLVEPALAANIERCGYKKPTPVQRYGIPVALSGSDLMACAQTGSGKTAAFLIPVVQYMLVHGVSPARQRKSYPIALVLAPTRELAVQIFDEVRKLTFNTDIFYDVVYGGTRYPQRFEQDILVACPGRLRDMFNEEYLSFSAIKFLILDEADRMLEMGFEEQIEELVASRYTDMPTVDERQTFMFSATFPQRILNLAKRYLRRKYYLLTVGRVGSTTKNITQTIEHVPDNEKMDRLLQIIYGHEMSDMVLIFVETKKMAEDVNRRLHREGISSTTIHGDRRQQDREAALEDFKQKVTPILVATDVASRGLDIPDVAHVVQFDLPQEMDDYTHRIGRTGRAGNKGIATAFYNRNNRRLALDLHKYFSEHGQEIPKWFQQEAELVEGEALLSRDMGGGGRRRGGGGGGGGGHRSGGPGGRGGGAGGSWGDSRPSAPSGGGRRGGGMDDGGF